A stretch of Pangasianodon hypophthalmus isolate fPanHyp1 chromosome 9, fPanHyp1.pri, whole genome shotgun sequence DNA encodes these proteins:
- the LOC113525258 gene encoding 4-galactosyl-N-acetylglucosaminide 3-alpha-L-fucosyltransferase 9-like: MTAKPSTGSFQHILLSLFLLFCFGGVFFTYYKPTISWTTCPSIPGSRHGVCTDECLRTLMENFNQSINNTSTLNYTLVKQQQVITKPPVMEETKENHDHDIIMLIWSWPFGFKFDVKACSPLFGIKGCQITDDRSQYDKAHGVMFHHRDIGGDVTNLLNTPRPPHQKWVWMNMESPDNSGRRDQLNDVFNLTSNYRRDSDVWVPYGRILEASEKDKTFKIPPKDKLVCWIVSNWNPNFRRVNYFNELIQHVKVEAYGRHFNRYVGNEDYNKIVQSCKFYLSFENSIHRDYFTEKLFNPLALGTVPVVLGPPRDNYEEYIPADSFIHVDDFKSPQELAKHLTFLDQNQEVYEQYFTWRKHFTVKGAPFGLEHACRSCDHIRNNKGYRVFKNLNKWYWG, translated from the coding sequence ATGACAGCCAAACCTTCAACAGGATCATTTCAGCAtatcctgctgtctctctttctgcttttttgttttggagGAGTATTCTTCACTTACTACAAGCCAACTATAAGCTGGACAACATGCCCTAGTATTCCAGGCTCCAGACATGGAGTCTGCACAGATGAATGCCTCAGAACACTGATGGAAAACTTTAACCAGAGTATAAACAACACCAGCACTCTTAATTACACTTTGGTAAAGCAACAACAAGTGATCACCAAACCACCTGTCATGGAAGAAACTAAAGAAAATCATGATCATGACATCATCATGTTAATCTGGTCATGGCCTTTTGGTTTTAAATTTGATGTAAAAGCCTGTAGTCCACTGTTTGGTATTAAAGGTTGTCAAATTACAGATGACAGAAGCCAGTATGACAAAGCCCATGGTGTTATGTTTCATCACAGAGATATCGGTGGTGATGTCACAAACCTGCTAAACACACCACGACCTCCACACCAGAAGTGGGTATGGATGAACATGGAGTCTCCTGATAATTCAGGTAGACGTGATCAGCTAAATGATGTATTCAATCTTACATCAAATTATCGGAGAGATTCAGATGTCTGGGTGCCTTATGGGAGAATCCTAGAAGCGTCTGAGAAGGACAAAACCTTTAAAATACCACCAAAGGACAAATTAGTGTGCTGGATTGTCAGTAACTGGAACCCCAACTTTAGGAGAGTGAACTATTTTAATGAACTGATCCAACACGTCAAAGTAGAGGCTTACGGTAGACACTTCAACAGGTATGTCGGCAATGAAGATTATAATAAGATTGTACAAAGCTGTAAATTCTACTTATCGTTCGAGAACTCCATCCACAGAGACTACTTCACAGAAAAGCTGTTTAACCCTCTGGCATTAGGCACGGTTCCTGTGGTTCTCGGTCCACCCAGGGATAACTATGAGGAATACATTCCagcagattcattcattcacgtGGACGATTTCAAATCCCCTCAGGAACTGGCAAAACATCTCACATTTCTGGACCAGAACCAGGAAGTTTATGAACAGTACTTCACCTGGAGAAAACACTTTACTGTTAAAGGTGCACCTTTTGGTCTAGAACATGCTTGCCGAAGTTGTGATCATATAAGAAACAATAAGGGCTACAGAGTGTTTAAAAATCTCAATAAATGGTATTGGGGTTAG